From a region of the Pukyongiella litopenaei genome:
- the dnaE gene encoding DNA polymerase III subunit alpha yields MSSDPRFIHLRVHTEYSLLEGAVRLKALPAICRRHGMPAVAVTDTNNMFSALEFSVAASGAGIQPILGCQVDLAAQDQRPGERAAPPAPLVLLAQSEAGYENLMKLNSCLYLGGDGDGEGDAQVPQVTLAQLHDHGAGLICLSGGPDGPVGRLLQAGQREAAEALVDRLASIYPDRLYIELQRHPGENGAPRAERLTERGHVEIAYARGLPLVATNDVYFPGPEMYEAHDALICISDGAYVDQQAERRRLTAQHYFKSPQEMATLFADLPEAIENTVEIARRCAFMASRRAPILPKFADDEVEELRRQANAGLQARLAVIPHAVTPEAYQERLDFELGIIEGMGFPGYFLIVADFIKWAKDHDIPVGPGRGSGAGSLVAYALTITDLDPLRYSLLFERFLNPERVSMPDFDIDFCMDRREEVIRYVQEKYGRDRVGQIITFGALLSKAAVRDVGRVLQMPYGQVDRLSKLIPVEGVKPVSIEQALADEPRLREEARNEEVVERLLRYGQQVEGLLRNASTHAAGVVIGDRPLDELVPLYRDPRSDMPATQFNMKWVEQAGLVKFDFLGLKTLTVIQNAVDLIRKTGRGLHEAADGTRLYDPPEGAENEINAIPLDDAATYRLYAQARTVAVFQVESTGMMDALKRMRPTCIEDIVALVALYRPGPMENIPTYCEVKNGKRDISSVHPLIDHILEETQGIIVYQEQVMQIAQVMAGYSLGGADLLRRAMGKKIAEEMAKERPKFEKGAMENGVDKAKASEVFDLLEKFANYGFNKSHAAAYAVVSYQTAWLKANQPVEFMAGVMNCDIHLTDKLAIYFEELRKGMNLPWVPPCVNRSQAGFDVVDGALVYGLGALKNVGSDAMRLVVEGRGDAPFVNLFDFARRVDLKRIGKRPLEMMARAGAFDELDRNRRRVLESLDALVAWSAAIHEQRGSAQVSLFGEAGDDLPEPRLSQSPDWLPAERLAEEHKAIGFYLSGHPLDDYRVSLKRRDVLMLDDLIERARQGPLVAKMAGVVAGRQERKNARGNRFGFAQLSDPTGAYEVMLFSEALENCREHLETGTQVVITVEATMEADKLRLLARSVAPIDSVVAQGESTGLMVYLAQPDALETVARVLEDAAAAKNGGRGPVVFCLMDPDLPGEVEIDAGRDFPVGPRIKGAIRSLEGVLEVEEL; encoded by the coding sequence ATGAGCAGCGATCCCCGATTCATTCACCTGCGTGTCCATACCGAATATTCGCTGCTCGAAGGGGCCGTGCGGCTGAAGGCGCTGCCTGCCATCTGCCGCCGTCACGGGATGCCGGCGGTGGCGGTGACCGATACCAACAACATGTTTTCCGCGCTGGAGTTTTCGGTGGCCGCCAGCGGCGCCGGGATCCAGCCGATCCTGGGTTGCCAGGTCGATCTCGCCGCCCAGGACCAGCGGCCGGGCGAGCGGGCCGCGCCGCCGGCGCCGCTGGTGCTGCTGGCCCAGTCCGAGGCCGGGTATGAGAACCTGATGAAGCTGAATTCCTGCCTGTATCTGGGCGGGGATGGGGACGGGGAAGGGGATGCGCAGGTGCCGCAGGTGACGCTGGCGCAGCTGCACGATCACGGCGCCGGGCTGATCTGTCTCAGCGGCGGGCCGGACGGGCCGGTGGGGCGGCTGTTGCAGGCGGGCCAGCGCGAGGCGGCCGAGGCGCTGGTGGATCGGCTGGCGTCGATCTATCCCGACCGGCTCTATATCGAGTTGCAGCGCCATCCCGGCGAGAACGGCGCGCCGCGCGCCGAACGGCTGACCGAACGCGGTCACGTCGAGATCGCCTATGCGCGCGGGCTGCCGCTTGTTGCGACCAATGATGTCTATTTCCCCGGACCCGAGATGTATGAGGCGCATGATGCGCTGATCTGCATCTCGGACGGGGCCTATGTGGATCAGCAGGCCGAACGCCGGCGCCTGACCGCGCAGCATTACTTCAAGTCGCCGCAGGAAATGGCGACGCTGTTTGCCGATCTGCCCGAGGCGATCGAGAACACGGTCGAGATCGCGCGCCGCTGCGCCTTCATGGCCAGCCGGCGGGCGCCGATCCTGCCGAAATTTGCCGATGACGAGGTCGAGGAACTGCGCCGCCAGGCCAATGCGGGGCTGCAGGCGCGGCTGGCCGTGATCCCGCATGCGGTCACGCCCGAGGCCTATCAGGAGCGGCTGGATTTCGAGCTCGGCATCATCGAGGGCATGGGGTTCCCCGGCTATTTCCTGATCGTGGCCGATTTCATCAAATGGGCCAAGGATCACGATATTCCGGTGGGGCCGGGGCGGGGGTCGGGCGCGGGCAGCCTGGTCGCCTATGCGTTGACGATCACCGACCTTGACCCGTTGCGCTACAGCCTGCTGTTCGAACGGTTCCTGAACCCCGAACGGGTGTCGATGCCCGATTTCGACATCGATTTCTGCATGGACCGCCGCGAAGAGGTGATCCGCTATGTGCAGGAGAAATACGGCCGCGACCGGGTCGGGCAGATCATCACCTTCGGCGCGCTGCTGTCCAAGGCGGCGGTGCGCGACGTGGGCCGGGTGCTGCAGATGCCCTATGGCCAGGTGGACCGGCTTTCCAAGCTGATCCCGGTCGAGGGGGTGAAGCCGGTGAGTATCGAACAGGCGCTCGCGGATGAGCCGCGCCTGCGCGAGGAGGCCCGCAACGAAGAGGTGGTCGAGCGGCTGCTGCGCTATGGCCAGCAGGTCGAGGGGCTGTTGCGCAACGCCTCGACCCATGCCGCCGGGGTGGTGATCGGCGACCGGCCGCTGGACGAGCTGGTGCCGCTCTACCGCGATCCGCGATCGGACATGCCGGCCACCCAGTTCAACATGAAATGGGTCGAACAGGCGGGGCTGGTGAAGTTCGACTTTCTCGGCCTCAAGACCCTGACCGTGATCCAGAACGCGGTCGACCTGATCCGCAAGACGGGGCGTGGCCTGCACGAGGCCGCCGACGGCACCCGGCTCTACGATCCGCCCGAGGGGGCCGAGAACGAGATCAACGCCATCCCGCTGGATGACGCGGCGACCTATCGGCTGTATGCGCAGGCCCGGACGGTGGCGGTGTTCCAGGTGGAATCCACCGGCATGATGGACGCGCTCAAGCGCATGCGTCCCACCTGCATCGAGGATATCGTGGCGCTGGTGGCGCTCTACCGTCCCGGCCCGATGGAGAACATTCCGACCTATTGCGAGGTCAAGAACGGCAAGCGCGACATCTCGTCGGTTCATCCGCTGATCGACCATATCCTCGAGGAAACCCAGGGCATCATCGTCTACCAGGAACAGGTGATGCAGATCGCGCAGGTGATGGCCGGCTATTCGCTGGGCGGCGCCGACCTGCTGCGCCGGGCGATGGGCAAGAAGATCGCCGAGGAAATGGCCAAGGAACGCCCGAAATTCGAAAAGGGCGCGATGGAGAACGGGGTCGACAAGGCCAAGGCCTCGGAAGTGTTCGACCTGCTGGAGAAGTTTGCCAATTACGGATTCAACAAGTCGCACGCGGCGGCCTATGCGGTGGTCAGCTATCAGACCGCCTGGCTGAAGGCGAACCAGCCGGTCGAATTCATGGCCGGGGTGATGAATTGCGATATCCATCTCACCGACAAGCTGGCGATCTATTTCGAGGAGCTGCGCAAGGGCATGAACCTGCCCTGGGTGCCGCCCTGCGTGAACCGCAGCCAGGCGGGCTTCGACGTGGTGGACGGCGCGCTCGTCTATGGGCTGGGCGCGCTCAAGAACGTGGGCAGCGACGCGATGCGGCTGGTGGTCGAGGGGCGGGGCGATGCGCCTTTCGTCAACCTGTTCGATTTCGCCCGCCGGGTGGACCTGAAACGGATCGGCAAGCGGCCGCTGGAAATGATGGCCCGCGCGGGCGCGTTCGACGAGCTTGACCGCAACCGGCGCCGCGTTCTGGAGAGCCTCGATGCGCTGGTGGCGTGGTCGGCGGCGATTCACGAACAGCGCGGCTCGGCGCAGGTGTCGCTGTTTGGCGAGGCGGGCGACGATCTGCCCGAACCGCGCCTGTCGCAGAGCCCGGACTGGCTGCCCGCCGAACGGCTGGCCGAGGAACACAAGGCGATCGGGTTCTACCTGTCGGGCCATCCGCTGGACGATTACCGGGTGTCGCTGAAACGCCGCGACGTGCTGATGCTGGACGACCTGATCGAACGGGCGCGGCAGGGGCCGCTGGTGGCCAAGATGGCCGGCGTGGTGGCGGGCCGGCAGGAACGCAAGAACGCGCGTGGCAACAGGTTCGGCTTTGCGCAGCTGTCCGACCCGACCGGCGCCTATGAGGTGATGCTGTTTTCAGAGGCGCTCGAAAACTGCCGCGAGCACCTGGAAACCGGCACCCAGGTGGTGATCACGGTCGAGGCGACGATGGAGGCGGACAAGCTGCGGCTGCTGGCGCGGTCTGTCGCGCCGATCGACAGCGTGGTGGCGCAGGGCGAATCAACGGGGCTGATGGTCTATCTGGCGCAGCCGGATGCGCTCGAGACCGTGGCACGGGTGCTCGAGGATGCCGCCGCCGCGAAAAACGGCGGGCGCGGGCCGGTGGTGTTCTGCCTGATGGACCCGGACCTGCCCGGCGAGGTCGAGATCGACGCCGGGCGCGATTTCCCGGTCGGCCCGCGGATCAAGGGCGCGATCCGCAGCCTCGAGGGCGTGCTGGAAGTGGAAGAACTTTAG
- a CDS encoding SlyX family protein — translation MQHLEERIAHLIRTVDDLDEVVTAQQAEIDRLTRRVEMLMQREAEREAQGTGGVVLGDERPPHY, via the coding sequence ATGCAGCATCTCGAAGAACGCATTGCGCATCTGATCCGCACCGTGGACGATCTCGACGAGGTGGTGACCGCGCAACAGGCCGAGATCGACCGGCTGACCCGGCGGGTCGAGATGCTGATGCAGCGCGAAGCCGAACGCGAGGCCCAGGGCACCGGCGGCGTGGTGCTGGGCGACGAAAGGCCGCCGCATTACTGA
- a CDS encoding crotonase/enoyl-CoA hydratase family protein has protein sequence MTISVETQDGITTVTIDRPGCRNAVDPATARLLFDAVLAFEADPAQRVMILTGRGGFFCAGFDLKAAGAGEADDWIASLDIPAGWTDPQRDPRPGPMGPSRLMPSKPVIAAIEGPAVAGGMELAAWCDMRVMAQGAVTGVFCRRWGVPLIDGGTVRLPRILGQGRASDLILTGRPVQADEALSLGFANRVCAAGAALDTARAIAADLVRFPQACMLADHLTARMPGAELAAALRREWVSATAFVAEGRAGAARFAGGRGRGGDFGDI, from the coding sequence ATGACCATCAGCGTGGAAACGCAGGACGGGATCACCACCGTCACCATCGACCGGCCCGGCTGCCGCAACGCGGTCGACCCGGCCACCGCGCGGCTGCTGTTCGATGCCGTCCTGGCATTCGAGGCGGACCCGGCGCAACGGGTGATGATCCTGACCGGCCGGGGCGGATTTTTCTGCGCGGGGTTCGATCTCAAGGCGGCCGGGGCGGGCGAGGCCGACGACTGGATCGCGTCGCTGGACATCCCCGCCGGTTGGACCGATCCGCAGCGCGATCCGCGCCCGGGGCCGATGGGGCCGTCGCGGCTGATGCCGTCGAAACCGGTGATCGCCGCGATCGAGGGCCCGGCGGTGGCCGGTGGCATGGAACTGGCCGCCTGGTGCGATATGCGGGTGATGGCGCAGGGCGCGGTGACCGGTGTGTTCTGCCGCCGCTGGGGGGTGCCGCTGATCGACGGCGGAACGGTGCGGTTGCCGCGCATCCTGGGGCAGGGGCGGGCCAGCGACCTGATCCTGACCGGCCGCCCGGTTCAGGCGGACGAGGCGCTGTCGCTGGGGTTCGCCAACCGGGTCTGCGCGGCGGGCGCGGCGCTGGACACCGCGCGTGCCATCGCCGCCGACCTGGTGCGGTTCCCGCAGGCCTGCATGCTGGCCGACCACCTGACGGCACGGATGCCCGGTGCCGAGCTGGCCGCCGCCCTGCGCCGGGAATGGGTGTCGGCCACGGCCTTTGTCGCCGAAGGCCGCGCCGGCGCGGCCCGGTTTGCCGGCGGTCGGGGGCGCGGCGGAGATTTCGGCGATATCTGA
- the katG gene encoding catalase/peroxidase HPI: MDGNITGKCPVAHGATNVGMRSNEDWWPNQLNLRILHQNSAKSDPMGADFDYAEAFGKLDLDAIKSDLTALMTDSQDWWPADYGHYGGLFIRMAWHSAGTYRVSDGRGGAGTGQQRFAPLNSWPDNGNLDKARRLLWPIKQKYGDSISWADLLILAGNVAIESMGGPTLGFAGGRPDVWEPEEDTYWGSETEWLATSDQPDSRYSGDRDLANPLAAVQMGLIYVNPEGPDGQPDVLASGRDVRETFARMAMNDEETVALVAGGHTFGKGHGAGDPALVGPEPEAAPIEAMGLGWINGHGSGSGDDTTTSGIEGAWTANPTRWDNGYFDLLFGYDWNLTKSPSGAWIWEPANVTEEDMAPQAHDPSKKVKTMMTTADMAMRMDPIYGPISRRFHENPDQFADAFARAWFKLTHRDMGPRARYLGKEVPQEQFIWQDPIPASETDLSDADVTALKAKLLETGLSVADLVRTAWASASTFRGSDMRGGANGARIRLEPMVRWEANDPENLRRVLGVLEDLRAGFGKPVSMADLIVIGGAAAIEKAAADAGHDIEVPCTLGRGDATQDQTEVDSVAWLEPAADGFRNFQKRQFTVSPEELLVDKAQLLGLTAPEMTVLVGGMRALGANHGGSAHGVLTDRAGTLTSDFFVNLLDMGTAWTDRGNGIYEGRARGSDDIRWTATRVDLVFGSNAQLRALAEVYGQQTAGAKFVADFVAAWNKVMNADRYDLA; encoded by the coding sequence ATGGACGGAAACATCACGGGGAAATGCCCCGTCGCGCATGGCGCCACCAACGTGGGCATGCGGTCGAACGAAGACTGGTGGCCGAACCAGCTCAATCTTCGCATCCTGCATCAGAATTCGGCCAAGTCCGACCCGATGGGCGCGGATTTCGACTATGCCGAGGCGTTCGGCAAGCTCGATCTCGACGCGATCAAGTCGGATCTCACCGCGCTGATGACCGACAGCCAGGACTGGTGGCCGGCGGATTACGGCCACTATGGCGGCCTGTTCATCCGCATGGCCTGGCACAGCGCCGGAACCTATCGCGTGAGCGACGGGCGCGGCGGCGCGGGCACCGGGCAGCAGCGATTCGCGCCGCTGAACTCGTGGCCGGACAACGGCAATCTCGACAAGGCCCGCCGCCTGCTGTGGCCGATCAAGCAGAAATACGGCGACAGCATCTCCTGGGCCGACCTGCTGATCCTGGCCGGCAATGTCGCCATCGAATCGATGGGCGGCCCGACGCTGGGTTTCGCCGGTGGGCGTCCCGATGTCTGGGAACCCGAGGAAGACACCTATTGGGGATCGGAAACCGAGTGGCTGGCCACGTCGGACCAGCCCGACAGCCGCTATTCCGGCGACCGCGACCTGGCAAACCCGCTGGCCGCCGTGCAGATGGGCCTGATCTACGTCAACCCCGAAGGCCCGGACGGCCAGCCCGACGTGCTGGCGTCTGGCCGCGACGTGCGCGAGACCTTTGCCCGCATGGCGATGAATGACGAGGAAACCGTGGCCCTGGTCGCCGGTGGCCACACCTTCGGCAAGGGCCACGGCGCGGGCGACCCGGCGCTGGTCGGACCCGAACCCGAAGCCGCCCCGATCGAGGCGATGGGGCTGGGCTGGATCAACGGCCATGGCAGCGGCTCGGGCGACGACACCACGACCAGCGGCATCGAAGGCGCCTGGACCGCGAACCCGACCCGGTGGGACAACGGCTATTTCGACCTGCTGTTCGGTTATGACTGGAACCTGACCAAGAGCCCTTCGGGCGCCTGGATCTGGGAACCGGCCAATGTCACCGAGGAGGACATGGCCCCGCAGGCGCATGACCCCTCGAAGAAGGTCAAGACCATGATGACCACCGCCGACATGGCGATGCGCATGGATCCGATCTATGGCCCGATCTCGCGGCGGTTCCATGAAAACCCCGACCAGTTCGCCGATGCCTTTGCCCGCGCCTGGTTCAAGCTGACCCACCGCGACATGGGCCCGCGCGCGCGGTATCTGGGCAAGGAGGTGCCGCAGGAACAGTTCATCTGGCAGGATCCGATCCCGGCATCCGAAACCGACCTGTCCGACGCCGATGTCACCGCGCTGAAGGCGAAACTGCTGGAGACGGGCCTGAGCGTCGCGGACCTGGTCAGGACCGCCTGGGCGTCCGCCTCGACCTTCCGTGGGTCCGACATGCGCGGCGGCGCCAACGGTGCGCGGATCCGGCTGGAGCCGATGGTGCGATGGGAAGCCAACGACCCCGAAAACCTGCGGCGCGTGCTGGGCGTTCTCGAAGACCTGCGCGCCGGGTTCGGCAAACCGGTTTCGATGGCCGACCTGATCGTGATCGGCGGCGCGGCCGCGATCGAGAAGGCCGCCGCCGACGCGGGCCACGACATCGAGGTGCCCTGCACGCTGGGGCGCGGCGACGCGACCCAGGACCAGACCGAGGTCGACAGCGTGGCCTGGCTCGAACCGGCGGCGGACGGGTTCCGGAATTTCCAGAAACGTCAGTTCACGGTTTCGCCCGAGGAATTGCTGGTCGACAAGGCGCAACTGCTGGGGCTGACCGCGCCGGAAATGACCGTCCTGGTCGGCGGGATGCGGGCCTTGGGCGCCAACCACGGCGGCAGCGCCCACGGTGTCCTGACCGATCGCGCCGGCACGCTGACCAGTGATTTCTTCGTGAACCTGCTGGACATGGGCACCGCCTGGACCGACCGCGGCAACGGCATCTACGAAGGCCGCGCGCGCGGTTCGGACGATATCAGGTGGACGGCGACGCGTGTCGACCTGGTGTTCGGCTCCAATGCGCAGTTGCGCGCGCTGGCCGAGGTCTATGGCCAGCAGACCGCGGGCGCCAAGTTCGTCGCCGATTTCGTCGCGGCCTGGAACAAGGTGATGAACGCGGATCGCTACGATCTGGCCTGA
- a CDS encoding LysR substrate-binding domain-containing protein: protein MKNITLRQLRYFDALARHGHFGRAAEACAVSQPALSVQIRELEEALGNALFERTPRQVRLTTLGREFLARSREILRAVNELGDLARAAQDQWIGQLRIGIIPTIAPYLLPAIVERLSGTFSGVDVQVRETMTTNLLKDLAEGRIDTAIVALPISDPTLTEVALFDEAFVLVRPEADRDKPVLDRDMLREMRLLLLEEGHCFREQALAFCDLQSNQARETLDGTTLSTLVQMVGAGIGVTLIPEMAIPVETRSAAVSVARFSDPEPTRTIGMIWRGTSPLADQYLRIAGIVRQAAASLRDRRAAEA from the coding sequence ATGAAGAACATCACGCTGCGACAGCTCCGCTATTTCGACGCCCTGGCCCGGCACGGCCATTTCGGACGCGCCGCCGAGGCCTGCGCCGTCTCGCAACCGGCGCTGTCGGTGCAGATCAGGGAACTCGAGGAGGCGCTGGGCAATGCCCTGTTCGAACGGACGCCGCGGCAGGTCAGGCTGACGACGCTGGGCCGCGAATTCCTGGCCCGGTCGCGCGAGATCCTGAGGGCGGTGAACGAACTGGGCGACCTGGCCCGCGCCGCGCAGGACCAGTGGATCGGGCAGTTGCGCATCGGCATCATTCCGACCATCGCGCCCTATCTGCTGCCCGCCATCGTCGAACGGCTCTCGGGCACGTTTTCGGGTGTCGATGTGCAGGTCCGCGAAACGATGACGACGAACCTGCTGAAGGACCTCGCCGAGGGCCGGATCGACACCGCCATCGTCGCGCTGCCGATCTCGGACCCGACCCTGACCGAGGTGGCGCTGTTCGACGAGGCGTTCGTCCTGGTCCGCCCCGAGGCCGACCGGGACAAGCCGGTTCTGGACCGGGACATGCTGCGCGAGATGCGGTTGCTGCTGCTGGAGGAAGGGCATTGTTTCCGCGAACAGGCGCTGGCCTTCTGCGACCTGCAATCGAACCAGGCGCGGGAGACGCTCGACGGCACCACCCTGTCCACCTTGGTGCAGATGGTCGGCGCCGGGATCGGCGTGACGCTGATCCCGGAAATGGCGATCCCGGTCGAAACCCGGTCCGCGGCGGTGTCGGTGGCCCGGTTCAGCGATCCCGAGCCGACCCGGACCATCGGCATGATCTGGCGCGGGACGAGCCCGCTGGCCGACCAGTATCTGCGGATCGCCGGGATCGTGCGGCAGGCGGCCGCGTCGCTGCGCGACCGGCGGGCGGCGGAGGCCTGA
- a CDS encoding LysR family transcriptional regulator, whose translation MAKKALVKQIVDADLKLLRIFKAVVESGGLSAAETELNIGRSTISKYISDLEIRLDLTLCTRGPAGFSVTDDGRRVLDALEQLLSAVSHFRTEVNAIKQKLAGTIRISLFDLCASNPESHVARAIRKFNETAPEVQVELSMEPPNVIESLVIGGHIDVGVIAEHRPSASLTYMPIYGEDMFLYCGHEHRFFGLRDDDLDLDGVRSANYAGLSVNSPNLHVGQQLKLRRSATVQSEHALTLLILSGRYVGFLPDHLARPFVDKTMMRAVLPEQINYRSTFAAVTRKTPAPNRITRLFLDTLVQEHSG comes from the coding sequence ATGGCCAAGAAAGCACTCGTCAAGCAGATCGTCGATGCCGACCTGAAGCTCCTGCGCATCTTCAAGGCGGTGGTCGAAAGCGGCGGCCTGTCGGCTGCCGAAACCGAGCTGAACATCGGCCGGTCGACGATCTCGAAATACATCTCGGACCTCGAGATCCGGCTGGACCTGACCCTGTGCACGCGCGGCCCGGCGGGATTTTCGGTGACCGATGACGGCAGGCGCGTTCTGGATGCGCTCGAGCAGTTGCTGTCGGCGGTGTCGCATTTCCGCACCGAGGTGAACGCGATCAAGCAGAAGCTCGCCGGGACGATCCGGATTTCGCTGTTCGACCTGTGCGCGTCGAACCCCGAATCGCATGTGGCGCGCGCGATCCGCAAATTCAACGAAACCGCGCCCGAGGTTCAGGTCGAGCTGTCGATGGAGCCGCCCAACGTGATCGAATCGCTGGTGATCGGCGGGCATATCGATGTCGGCGTGATCGCCGAGCACCGGCCCTCGGCCAGCCTGACCTACATGCCGATCTATGGCGAGGACATGTTTCTCTATTGCGGCCATGAACACCGGTTCTTCGGCCTGCGCGACGACGATCTCGATCTCGACGGCGTGCGCTCGGCCAATTATGCCGGGCTGAGCGTCAATTCACCCAACCTGCATGTCGGCCAGCAGCTCAAGCTGCGGCGGTCGGCAACCGTGCAGAGCGAACATGCGCTGACGCTGCTCATCCTGTCGGGCCGCTATGTCGGGTTCCTGCCCGATCACCTGGCCCGCCCTTTCGTCGACAAGACCATGATGCGGGCGGTGCTGCCCGAGCAGATCAACTATCGGTCCACCTTTGCCGCCGTCACGCGTAAGACCCCGGCGCCGAACCGGATCACGCGGCTGTTTCTCGACACGCTGGTGCAGGAGCATTCCGGATAG
- a CDS encoding TRAP transporter substrate-binding protein, which translates to MTFVKKVCTLAAAVSTVALMAAGAADAKNFKIAVGDSAGSPQEATGKFFIEALEQKSGGAHTATLFLNGQLGSEQDTVNEAAIGTLDMSLLAINNVTPFSPSVGVFTLPYVILSLEDAETLTQGPIGQELTENTLRDAGVRIIAWTYTGFRRLTNSKKPVVSVADLQDLVIRVPKNEIMIETYKSWGINPTPMAWSETFTGLQTKVVDGQDNPYMTINAMKFYEVQNHVTNLRYIFSIEPLIVSEAVFQDLSEDDQKMILEAGQEATRKSAQFLRDSEAAIKEELIAKGMEIVDPENDEAEFIQLATEGVWPQFYDSIGGVEKLNEVLAAIGRDPVQQ; encoded by the coding sequence ATGACATTTGTGAAAAAGGTCTGCACGCTGGCCGCAGCCGTATCGACCGTGGCCCTGATGGCCGCGGGCGCGGCGGATGCCAAGAACTTCAAGATCGCCGTGGGCGACAGCGCGGGCAGCCCGCAGGAAGCCACAGGCAAGTTCTTCATCGAGGCGCTCGAGCAGAAATCGGGCGGCGCACACACCGCCACCCTGTTCCTGAACGGCCAGCTCGGCTCCGAGCAGGACACCGTGAACGAAGCCGCCATCGGCACGCTGGACATGTCGCTGCTGGCGATCAACAACGTCACCCCGTTCTCGCCGTCGGTGGGCGTGTTCACCCTGCCTTATGTCATTCTCAGCCTCGAGGACGCGGAAACCCTGACCCAGGGGCCGATCGGACAGGAACTGACCGAAAACACCCTGCGTGACGCCGGCGTGCGCATCATCGCCTGGACCTATACCGGCTTCCGCCGGCTCACCAATTCCAAGAAACCGGTGGTTTCGGTCGCCGACCTGCAGGACCTGGTCATCCGCGTTCCCAAGAACGAAATCATGATCGAAACCTACAAGTCCTGGGGCATCAATCCGACACCGATGGCCTGGTCGGAGACCTTCACCGGTCTGCAGACCAAGGTGGTCGACGGTCAGGACAACCCGTACATGACCATCAACGCGATGAAGTTCTACGAGGTTCAGAACCACGTCACCAACCTGCGCTACATCTTCTCGATCGAGCCGCTGATCGTGTCCGAGGCCGTGTTCCAGGATCTCAGCGAGGACGACCAGAAGATGATCCTCGAAGCAGGGCAGGAAGCGACCAGGAAATCGGCCCAGTTCCTGCGCGACTCCGAGGCCGCGATCAAGGAGGAGCTGATCGCCAAGGGCATGGAAATCGTCGATCCCGAGAATGACGAGGCCGAGTTCATCCAGCTGGCCACCGAAGGCGTGTGGCCGCAATTCTACGACTCCATCGGCGGTGTCGAGAAGCTGAACGAGGTCCTGGCCGCGATCGGCCGCGACCCGGTCCAGCAGTAA
- a CDS encoding TRAP transporter small permease: MFWKILNNLESVICRILLSGFVCLLFVQIVSREVFGHSFSWIEELSVYMFVWFVYFGASYAALKGAHNRVTFQFRFLPEGSIKYIEAFADLFWLFFNVYFLYLATDFVFNKMNKFWKSQTLGVEMKYIYMVLPIAFALMTFRVLQVNYRRLVRGEDIADPDQIDLDEIKAATDAAKHG, encoded by the coding sequence ATGTTCTGGAAGATCCTGAACAATCTCGAAAGCGTCATCTGCAGGATATTGCTGTCCGGCTTTGTCTGCCTGTTGTTCGTGCAGATCGTCTCGCGCGAGGTGTTCGGCCATTCCTTCAGCTGGATCGAGGAACTGTCGGTCTACATGTTCGTGTGGTTCGTCTATTTCGGGGCCAGCTATGCCGCCCTGAAGGGCGCGCATAACCGCGTCACGTTCCAGTTCAGGTTCCTGCCCGAAGGGTCGATCAAGTATATCGAGGCTTTCGCCGATCTGTTCTGGCTCTTCTTCAACGTCTACTTCCTCTACCTGGCCACGGATTTCGTGTTCAACAAGATGAACAAGTTCTGGAAATCCCAGACGCTGGGGGTCGAGATGAAGTACATCTACATGGTGCTTCCCATCGCCTTTGCGCTGATGACCTTCCGCGTTCTCCAGGTGAATTACCGCCGCCTGGTCCGGGGCGAGGACATCGCCGATCCCGACCAGATCGATCTCGACGAAATCAAGGCCGCCACCGACGCGGCGAAGCACGGCTGA